In Amycolatopsis sp. EV170708-02-1, the following are encoded in one genomic region:
- a CDS encoding acyl-CoA dehydrogenase family protein — protein MNPLEETRAGFLDELHFGRLRWDLISPFPVQSESERARGDAVVAAVMNFLKQTVDPAEVDRTAKLPDGFHEACAARGYFRLQAPLEHGGLGLSAYNAFRMIQAVASWSVAASFAMAIHLGLGAGAYLPILADGELKSELERLLAMGLISGDADTEPTGAINRARATKAVPAADGTGFYVSGEKVYITNGPIAGLLRVSATVRENGIDHIRLFFVDTSDPGFSVRSCHEFLGLKGMPSANLMFDRVFVPRGRVLAFDGMHTKEEWRLVPELHSISVRGRMYPNAAPALAIGRLCLHWSREFVKRRSVDGSGLEDHDEIQRVVAANLAETFAMESVAEWCMLAEQHHPGIDLDPEQVLAKNIITMTSWRIVDRTLSLLAAEGYETASSKARRGAQPLPVERFFRDARGLRVTGGVDFNIDRWAARNFLLRHYSAPKPVAREPSELRTAGGSLSRRNQDHLRFVAGQAVSFARECRDLVDRHPDAEGLFTKEHMLILLNRIATELFSMSLVLAKAARLDPGGAGPTQDLADVFCTEARHRAADAQQRLSETDRPEHAKVCAEWLHGNGLEYLLRDTITTL, from the coding sequence ATGAACCCCCTCGAAGAAACCCGTGCGGGCTTCCTTGACGAACTGCATTTCGGTCGGCTCCGTTGGGATCTGATCAGTCCCTTCCCCGTGCAGTCGGAGAGTGAACGTGCCCGTGGCGACGCCGTCGTCGCCGCGGTGATGAACTTCCTCAAGCAGACCGTCGACCCGGCTGAGGTTGACCGCACCGCGAAACTCCCGGACGGCTTTCACGAGGCCTGCGCTGCCCGCGGCTATTTCCGGCTCCAGGCTCCGCTCGAGCACGGCGGCCTCGGCCTGTCAGCCTACAACGCGTTTCGGATGATCCAGGCCGTGGCCAGTTGGTCGGTCGCCGCGAGCTTCGCCATGGCCATCCACCTCGGCCTCGGCGCAGGCGCGTATCTACCGATCCTCGCTGACGGTGAGTTGAAGTCGGAGCTTGAACGGCTGCTGGCAATGGGCCTGATCTCAGGAGACGCGGACACCGAGCCGACCGGCGCGATCAACCGAGCACGAGCAACCAAAGCGGTCCCGGCCGCCGACGGTACTGGGTTCTACGTCAGCGGCGAGAAAGTTTACATCACCAACGGCCCGATCGCCGGCCTGCTCCGCGTCTCAGCCACCGTGCGCGAAAACGGCATCGATCATATTCGACTGTTCTTCGTCGACACCTCGGACCCGGGATTCTCTGTCCGGTCCTGCCACGAGTTCCTGGGCCTGAAGGGAATGCCAAGCGCGAACCTCATGTTCGACCGGGTATTCGTCCCGCGTGGCCGGGTCTTGGCTTTCGACGGGATGCACACCAAAGAGGAATGGCGACTGGTTCCCGAATTGCATTCCATCAGCGTGCGCGGCCGGATGTATCCCAATGCGGCTCCAGCCCTTGCCATCGGCCGCCTCTGCTTGCACTGGTCCCGAGAGTTCGTCAAGCGGCGCAGTGTCGACGGCAGCGGCCTGGAGGACCATGATGAGATCCAGCGCGTTGTAGCGGCAAACCTCGCCGAGACCTTCGCGATGGAAAGCGTCGCCGAGTGGTGCATGCTCGCCGAGCAGCACCACCCAGGAATTGATCTGGATCCGGAACAGGTTCTCGCAAAGAACATCATCACGATGACGAGTTGGCGAATTGTCGACCGGACGCTATCCCTGCTGGCCGCCGAGGGCTACGAGACCGCGTCAAGCAAGGCCAGGCGCGGTGCCCAGCCGTTGCCGGTCGAGCGGTTCTTCCGCGACGCGCGAGGACTGCGAGTCACCGGCGGCGTGGACTTCAATATCGACCGCTGGGCGGCCAGGAACTTTCTGCTACGTCACTATTCCGCGCCAAAGCCTGTGGCGCGGGAACCGAGCGAGCTTAGAACGGCGGGCGGTTCGCTCTCCAGGCGCAACCAGGACCACCTCCGTTTCGTTGCGGGCCAGGCAGTGTCCTTCGCACGCGAGTGTCGTGATCTAGTAGACCGCCATCCCGATGCCGAAGGACTTTTCACCAAGGAACACATGCTGATCCTGCTCAACCGGATCGCCACCGAGCTTTTCAGCATGTCGTTGGTGCTGGCCAAAGCCGCTCGACTGGACCCCGGTGGCGCGGGGCCGACACAGGACCTGGCTGACGTGTTCTGTACCGAGGCCCGGCACCGGGCTGCGGACGCCCAGCAGCGTCTGTCTGAAACCGATCGCCCCGAACACGCCAAGGTCTGCGCCGAATGGCTGCACGGCAACGGTCTGGAGTACCTGCTCCGGGACACCATCACCACCTTGTAG
- a CDS encoding thioesterase II family protein, producing the protein MLDIQERHAPRWLMNRRRRPEAPLRLYCFAHSGGSIAEFVRWADDLPDIEVWGIQLPGRGSRISDPHYTRVDSLVHDLVEQAEFHGPFAFFGHSLGALLAYETARSLHRLGLPAPEYLMVSACPAPHLPRRLHPIHQLSDRELFAEIQGEYCTLPNEIAEDAELLAIVMSSHRCDFELVDSYQYVDGAPLNMPIHAVGGIEDRLTAMELAAWRDHCQGQFTLKLLPGGHFYLRQRSSGLFGLIQATLASRDLAASPADHVTPRL; encoded by the coding sequence GTGCTCGACATCCAGGAACGACACGCTCCACGGTGGCTGATGAACCGCCGCAGGCGTCCTGAAGCACCCTTACGCTTGTATTGCTTCGCCCACAGCGGCGGTTCGATAGCCGAGTTCGTCCGATGGGCCGATGACCTACCCGATATCGAAGTGTGGGGGATCCAGCTTCCCGGCCGGGGCTCGCGAATTTCCGATCCACACTACACCAGGGTCGACTCGCTGGTCCACGATCTGGTGGAGCAGGCGGAGTTCCACGGACCCTTTGCCTTCTTCGGCCACAGCCTCGGCGCCTTACTGGCCTACGAGACAGCGCGGTCACTGCACCGGCTCGGGTTGCCGGCTCCAGAGTATTTGATGGTCTCCGCTTGCCCGGCTCCACACCTGCCGCGCAGGCTGCATCCGATCCACCAGCTCAGCGACCGGGAACTCTTCGCCGAAATACAAGGCGAGTACTGCACACTGCCGAACGAGATAGCCGAGGATGCCGAACTGCTGGCCATCGTGATGAGCTCGCACCGGTGCGATTTCGAACTCGTGGACAGCTATCAGTACGTCGACGGGGCTCCGCTGAACATGCCGATACATGCCGTCGGTGGGATCGAGGACCGGCTCACGGCCATGGAACTCGCCGCGTGGCGAGACCATTGCCAAGGGCAGTTCACACTGAAGTTGCTCCCTGGCGGACATTTCTACCTTCGCCAACGAAGTTCCGGCCTTTTCGGACTGATCCAGGCAACTCTGGCGAGCCGTGACCTTGCCGCGTCGCCGGCCGACCACGTTACTCCCCGACTTTGA
- a CDS encoding condensation domain-containing protein has translation MTALSRSQEIVWLHEELFPESRAYNFTAILDLRGMLDEPALRESLATVLSRHEAFQLEVDTVHCPPKQRVNRACEMRYRAVEIPESSNQEADFEKLWREQHDEPFKIAEAPLVRWTLVRLSDRHHRLLHTEHHLVHDGWSFALVIRDLFISYRALTRRTAAELPKPRSYTEYVEHTGAADQQAGPRTESMAYWRRALDGATFDLPLPGLVPSTRVRSIPHGDQRRQLIAPELADRLRATARRDGHTVFSIFLTLFAELLRRDTGRTDLVIGSAVGNRPPGYEECIGMFVNTIPLRIQLQPGQSARHAADEVTEVLVRSLPHQGIPVQDLARELGVHSASGLDNPLFRVMFSAHDAPLPQIDGLSLDVSIQEALNTGTSRFDLDVVLIPDSQRTVNPRSTVGGMLLIWDFATDLYDTERISELQRQFAQLLESYVLDSGRSLTDLDRATGR, from the coding sequence ATGACCGCCCTTTCTCGTTCCCAAGAGATCGTCTGGCTCCACGAGGAACTTTTCCCGGAGAGCCGAGCTTACAACTTCACGGCCATTCTCGACTTACGCGGCATGCTGGACGAGCCTGCCCTGCGAGAAAGTCTGGCCACCGTTCTCTCACGTCACGAGGCGTTCCAGCTCGAAGTCGACACCGTGCACTGTCCTCCGAAGCAACGGGTGAATCGCGCGTGCGAGATGCGCTACAGAGCTGTGGAGATCCCAGAGAGCTCAAACCAGGAAGCGGATTTCGAGAAGCTTTGGAGAGAGCAGCATGACGAGCCCTTCAAGATCGCCGAGGCTCCGTTGGTGCGCTGGACACTGGTCCGGCTCTCCGACCGCCACCACAGACTGCTGCATACCGAGCATCACTTGGTGCATGACGGGTGGTCCTTCGCCCTCGTCATACGCGACCTGTTCATCAGTTACCGTGCGCTGACGCGCCGTACTGCGGCCGAGTTGCCGAAGCCTCGGTCCTACACCGAATATGTCGAGCACACGGGTGCCGCGGACCAACAGGCGGGTCCCCGTACCGAGTCCATGGCATACTGGCGCCGCGCACTCGATGGCGCAACCTTCGACCTCCCTTTACCTGGGCTGGTTCCCTCCACGCGAGTGCGGTCGATACCCCACGGTGACCAAAGGCGACAACTGATCGCGCCCGAACTGGCCGACCGGTTGCGCGCCACAGCTCGACGCGACGGGCACACAGTCTTCTCGATCTTCCTCACCCTCTTCGCAGAACTGTTGCGCCGGGACACCGGCCGGACCGATCTGGTGATCGGCAGCGCCGTCGGCAATCGTCCGCCTGGATACGAGGAGTGCATCGGGATGTTCGTCAATACCATCCCACTGCGCATCCAGCTCCAGCCTGGGCAGAGCGCCCGACACGCCGCAGACGAGGTCACAGAAGTACTGGTTCGCTCGCTACCGCACCAGGGCATACCGGTCCAAGACCTTGCTCGTGAGCTCGGCGTGCATTCCGCCTCCGGCCTGGACAACCCCCTGTTCCGTGTCATGTTCAGCGCGCACGACGCTCCTCTACCCCAGATCGATGGGCTCAGCCTCGACGTGTCCATCCAAGAGGCGCTCAACACCGGGACCTCGCGTTTTGACCTCGACGTAGTGCTCATCCCGGACTCTCAGCGAACGGTCAACCCCCGATCGACCGTCGGCGGAATGTTGCTGATCTGGGATTTCGCGACCGACCTCTACGACACTGAACGGATTTCTGAACTGCAACGACAGTTCGCACAGCTACTCGAGTCCTATGTCCTCGACTCCGGCAGGAGCCTGACTGATCTTGATCGTGCCACCGGACGGTAA
- a CDS encoding type I polyketide synthase translates to MTAPELSMDQRNPLAADDSFLAVIGMAGRFPGAPDVRAFWDNLTHGRDSITRFPGDPAIQEYIPALGVLEGADEFDAAFFGYSPREALLLDPQQRLFLTCAWEALENAGYDPHNYAGSVGVYAGSGQTDYLETLKAHRDKLGPVTEWQLRLATGVDFLTSRVAHKLGLTGPAVTVQTACSTSLVAIHIAAQALLCGECDLALAGGASVTVPSRVPEYTEGGILSPDGNCSAFDARARGTVASNGVGIVVLKRLGDALEDGDLIRAVLRGTAVNNDGMEKVGFTAPSVAGQADVIRTAHLVAEVDPGSIGYVEAHGTGTPLGDPIEVAALAESFRRGTDRHGSCRIGSVKTNIGHTDSAAGVAGFIKTVLTVQHGLIPPSLNYTSANPEIAFEDTPFVVNTALHPWHSDGPRRAGVSSFGIGGTNAHAILEEPPTQESVVATPESHLLVVSARTIPELDRAAVRLAEHLQEQASCTDELGRGLAETAWTLQAGRRAFVYRRFAVATDHAEAVNALVDPTSVSYLSEGRDRPVAFLFPGQGGQHVGMGRELYHHDRVFHDTIEECCGLLRPAIDREITTVLYPENAQESTAAEAALQDMSIAQPAVFAVEYALARMWQARGVQPAAVAGHSLGAFVAACVAGVFSLPDALWLVAERGRLLQTLPPGAMLAVALPEGDVAKLLDGDLEVAAVNGPDQCVVSGSQAAIDSLCARLTAVGIDARRLHVTAGAHSALVQPILDKFAALVGQLDAKAPSIPWIGDSTGSWVPMEGAPTPDFWTTHMRTTVRFSQTLATLLAEPDQILLEVGPGHTLTTLARRHPSRTERHLILPSLPHPADRQSSVRTSLAATGRLWAAGIALDWTRLHNGNQPRRVELPTYPFSPQRYSPLAPDDSGPANAGSAAPLVPESALEGVAEHRLAQIFGQLLGLEEVTAEADFFELGGDSLIAIQLAAAVRAAFGTRITVKQIFTAPTPRLLARLVESARTDQPSERSTVDIS, encoded by the coding sequence GTGACCGCGCCCGAGCTTTCGATGGATCAACGGAATCCGCTGGCAGCGGACGACTCGTTTCTCGCCGTCATCGGCATGGCTGGACGGTTTCCAGGTGCCCCAGACGTTCGCGCGTTCTGGGACAATCTGACGCATGGCAGGGACTCGATCACTCGCTTTCCTGGTGACCCCGCGATCCAGGAGTACATCCCCGCTCTCGGCGTGCTGGAGGGCGCGGACGAGTTCGATGCGGCATTCTTCGGCTATTCACCCAGAGAGGCTCTGCTTCTCGATCCCCAACAGCGACTCTTTTTGACGTGTGCGTGGGAGGCATTGGAGAACGCGGGATACGACCCTCACAACTACGCTGGTTCGGTGGGTGTTTACGCCGGGAGTGGCCAGACCGACTATCTGGAGACACTGAAGGCGCACCGCGACAAGCTCGGACCGGTCACTGAATGGCAATTACGCCTGGCCACCGGGGTGGACTTTCTGACCTCGCGTGTCGCCCATAAGCTCGGGCTCACTGGCCCGGCCGTGACGGTGCAGACAGCGTGTTCGACTTCTTTGGTCGCCATTCACATCGCCGCCCAGGCGCTGCTGTGCGGCGAGTGTGATCTGGCACTGGCAGGCGGCGCCAGCGTAACAGTCCCATCGCGAGTGCCTGAATACACCGAGGGTGGCATCCTCTCACCGGATGGCAACTGTTCTGCCTTCGACGCGCGAGCACGAGGGACGGTTGCCTCGAATGGCGTCGGTATCGTCGTACTCAAGCGGCTCGGCGATGCGCTGGAAGACGGGGACCTCATACGCGCTGTGCTGCGTGGGACAGCTGTGAACAATGACGGTATGGAGAAGGTGGGGTTCACCGCCCCCAGCGTGGCCGGACAAGCCGACGTCATCCGCACGGCTCACCTGGTGGCCGAAGTCGATCCGGGCAGTATTGGCTACGTCGAAGCACATGGGACGGGAACGCCACTCGGTGACCCGATTGAAGTGGCCGCGCTGGCCGAGTCCTTCAGACGTGGTACCGATCGACACGGCTCCTGCCGGATCGGCTCGGTGAAAACCAACATCGGTCACACCGACTCCGCCGCCGGAGTGGCTGGATTCATCAAGACGGTACTGACAGTTCAGCACGGCCTGATCCCACCAAGTCTGAACTACACGTCGGCAAACCCAGAGATCGCCTTCGAGGACACCCCCTTCGTAGTGAACACCGCACTACACCCGTGGCACTCGGACGGCCCCCGGCGAGCAGGAGTCAGCTCGTTCGGAATCGGCGGCACCAACGCTCATGCCATCCTGGAGGAGCCCCCCACCCAGGAGAGCGTCGTCGCGACACCGGAAAGTCACCTTTTGGTTGTGTCGGCGCGCACCATCCCAGAGCTGGACCGGGCCGCCGTACGTTTAGCCGAGCATCTTCAGGAGCAGGCATCGTGTACCGACGAACTCGGTCGAGGGCTAGCTGAGACCGCTTGGACGCTGCAAGCCGGGCGGCGCGCTTTCGTATATCGCCGGTTCGCCGTGGCCACCGACCATGCTGAGGCGGTCAACGCCCTCGTCGACCCGACATCCGTCAGCTATCTGTCGGAGGGCCGGGATCGCCCCGTGGCCTTCCTCTTCCCCGGGCAGGGTGGTCAGCACGTCGGCATGGGCCGCGAGCTTTACCATCATGACCGGGTGTTCCACGATACGATCGAGGAGTGCTGTGGGCTGCTGAGGCCCGCGATCGACCGCGAGATCACGACGGTGCTCTACCCGGAGAACGCGCAGGAAAGCACTGCCGCAGAAGCAGCGCTACAGGACATGAGTATCGCTCAGCCGGCCGTTTTCGCGGTGGAGTACGCACTAGCCCGAATGTGGCAAGCGCGCGGAGTGCAACCGGCCGCCGTCGCCGGGCACAGCCTAGGCGCCTTCGTCGCCGCCTGCGTAGCAGGAGTTTTCTCACTACCCGACGCGTTGTGGCTGGTCGCCGAACGCGGCAGGTTGTTGCAAACCCTGCCACCCGGGGCGATGCTCGCCGTCGCGCTGCCCGAGGGCGATGTCGCCAAGCTACTCGATGGCGACTTAGAAGTCGCGGCGGTCAACGGACCCGATCAGTGCGTAGTGTCGGGATCGCAAGCCGCTATCGACTCGCTTTGCGCTCGCCTTACGGCAGTCGGGATCGATGCGCGCCGGCTACACGTCACCGCCGGCGCACACAGTGCCCTAGTCCAGCCAATCCTCGACAAGTTCGCCGCGCTGGTCGGACAACTCGATGCCAAGGCGCCTTCCATACCCTGGATCGGCGACAGCACTGGAAGCTGGGTCCCTATGGAAGGGGCGCCCACACCGGACTTCTGGACTACCCACATGCGCACGACCGTGCGATTCAGCCAAACCCTCGCCACGTTGCTCGCCGAACCCGACCAGATCCTGCTCGAGGTCGGGCCCGGCCATACATTGACGACCCTTGCCCGCCGCCACCCTTCCCGCACCGAACGTCATTTGATTCTGCCAAGCCTGCCTCACCCTGCCGACAGACAATCTTCAGTGCGCACCTCCCTCGCCGCCACAGGCAGGCTCTGGGCCGCAGGAATTGCTCTCGATTGGACACGGCTGCACAACGGCAACCAACCACGTCGTGTCGAGCTTCCGACTTATCCGTTCAGTCCACAGCGGTACTCACCGCTGGCACCTGATGATTCCGGTCCGGCGAATGCTGGGAGCGCAGCACCGCTCGTTCCCGAATCAGCTCTCGAAGGCGTGGCGGAGCACAGGCTCGCCCAGATCTTCGGCCAGCTGCTCGGCCTGGAGGAGGTCACCGCCGAGGCCGACTTCTTCGAGTTGGGCGGAGACTCATTGATCGCCATCCAACTCGCCGCTGCCGTCCGAGCGGCATTCGGTACACGGATCACCGTCAAACAGATCTTCACCGCACCTACCCCTCGCCTGCTGGCCCGCCTGGTCGAATCCGCTCGGACCGATCAGCCATCGGAAAGGTCCACGGTTGACATCTCTTAA
- a CDS encoding amino acid adenylation domain-containing protein yields the protein MTIDNRGHSRSLSIAWGGDTAQALVTGCGPLEWFDTWLTKQPEAPAVVSGQVTWSYRDLNRTAARIIRALDGRVSPGQLVGVCLERSPLLVASAVALARIGAIYLGLGVRPEADRIQSIADDAKIDHLLIEDSATLTSGWRIEPAAEVGGLSIGSRNGPAHRYPREAFCAVATSGSTGKPKVMLLCQDAVANLISCTCSRFEIDSTSRVGLFASPTFDLHVYELWGALSSGGTLHVAPKDSRGSVSELFRWWMESAITHCALPTQLAELAFDQRWPDDLTMRHILVAGDRMRKRPPTECSAVVHNGYGPAEATVLTTTYRLRPQSDDPEGAIPIGEPLAGYSVFITDEDGRILPRGEAGEIRIGGVGLALGYVDQERTAERFVSAPSGQSYADRVYLTGDRAVLRADGLFEFLGRMDEQVKISGARIEPAEVEAALETHESVRSAVVVPFQGTGGSLRLAAFLLLRDGAEADTVAVLDNARTRVLEQAVPAMVRFVDSLPINTNGKVDRADLVRQAAAAATASPEAVRSHAPQGTEDFLLAACRQVFDQPELNLVDSLPDSGGTSLAIARLLALIESTFEIRVKASEVMRQPNLSAIAALIAAAPSRTP from the coding sequence ATGACCATCGACAACCGCGGCCACTCCCGTTCGCTCAGCATTGCGTGGGGCGGGGACACGGCTCAGGCCCTGGTCACGGGGTGCGGTCCGCTCGAGTGGTTCGACACCTGGCTGACAAAACAGCCCGAGGCGCCGGCGGTCGTGTCCGGACAAGTCACCTGGAGCTACCGGGATCTCAACCGTACCGCCGCCCGCATCATCCGAGCCCTCGACGGCCGGGTCAGTCCTGGCCAGCTGGTCGGTGTCTGTTTGGAGCGCTCCCCGCTGCTGGTGGCTTCAGCGGTGGCACTAGCCAGGATCGGCGCCATTTATCTCGGCCTCGGTGTGCGACCCGAAGCCGACCGGATCCAGTCGATCGCGGATGACGCGAAGATAGATCACCTGCTCATTGAAGACTCCGCCACACTGACGTCTGGTTGGAGGATTGAACCCGCTGCGGAGGTCGGTGGCCTGAGCATCGGGTCACGCAATGGCCCGGCCCACCGGTATCCGCGTGAGGCGTTTTGCGCGGTCGCGACCTCGGGTAGCACCGGCAAGCCCAAGGTCATGCTGCTGTGTCAGGACGCTGTGGCAAACCTGATCAGCTGCACATGCAGCAGGTTTGAGATCGATTCGACATCCCGGGTCGGCCTGTTCGCCAGCCCTACCTTCGATTTGCACGTCTACGAGCTGTGGGGAGCGCTGTCCTCCGGCGGCACCCTACACGTCGCTCCAAAGGACTCGCGCGGCTCAGTCTCCGAGCTTTTCCGGTGGTGGATGGAGTCAGCCATCACCCATTGCGCGCTGCCGACACAGCTGGCTGAACTCGCATTCGACCAACGATGGCCGGACGACCTCACGATGCGCCACATCCTCGTAGCCGGGGACCGGATGCGCAAACGTCCACCGACCGAATGCTCCGCGGTCGTGCACAATGGCTACGGCCCAGCTGAAGCCACCGTACTAACCACCACTTACCGGCTGCGGCCGCAAAGTGACGATCCGGAGGGTGCGATACCCATCGGAGAACCGCTGGCCGGATACAGCGTTTTCATCACGGACGAGGATGGCCGCATCTTGCCCCGGGGCGAGGCCGGCGAGATCCGCATCGGCGGAGTTGGCCTGGCTCTTGGTTACGTCGACCAGGAGCGCACGGCCGAACGCTTCGTATCCGCACCTAGTGGGCAGTCGTATGCGGATCGGGTATATCTGACCGGCGACAGAGCGGTGTTACGCGCCGACGGGCTGTTCGAATTCCTTGGCCGCATGGATGAGCAGGTCAAGATCAGCGGTGCGCGGATAGAGCCGGCGGAGGTCGAGGCGGCACTGGAGACACACGAATCGGTCCGCAGTGCCGTAGTGGTGCCATTCCAGGGAACCGGCGGTTCGTTACGCTTGGCTGCCTTCCTGCTGCTGAGAGACGGGGCAGAGGCTGACACCGTCGCGGTTTTGGACAACGCCCGAACCAGGGTGCTCGAACAGGCGGTGCCTGCCATGGTGCGTTTCGTCGACAGTCTTCCCATCAACACCAACGGGAAAGTCGATCGCGCCGACCTCGTGCGGCAGGCAGCGGCGGCTGCGACCGCTTCTCCTGAGGCCGTGCGATCACACGCGCCCCAAGGTACCGAGGACTTCCTGCTCGCGGCTTGCCGACAAGTATTCGACCAACCTGAGCTCAATCTCGTCGACAGCCTACCCGATTCGGGCGGTACGTCATTGGCCATAGCGCGCTTGCTCGCCTTGATCGAGAGCACCTTCGAGATTCGGGTCAAAGCCAGCGAAGTGATGCGACAGCCCAACCTCAGTGCCATCGCTGCGCTGATCGCCGCAGCGCCAAGTAGGACCCCATAG
- a CDS encoding MbtH family NRPS accessory protein, giving the protein MFEDDGDRLYDVARNNKEQYSLWPADRKRWYDPVPEKR; this is encoded by the coding sequence ATGTTCGAGGACGACGGCGACCGCCTGTATGACGTGGCGCGCAACAACAAGGAGCAATACTCACTCTGGCCGGCGGATCGGAAACGGTGGTACGACCCTGTGCCCGAAAAGCGTTAG
- a CDS encoding amino acid adenylation domain-containing protein — protein MDSAVSEIGACVPQLFEQRVRTCPDAIATSDQDGYLTYAELNAAANRLAAALIERGATADGIVGVNLPRGRNLVTAVLAVLKSGAGYLPLDPALPAARRAYQLAAAGASLLIGNQSHGGFDALDPSAPELAGHSAENPAVVVAPGDLAYVIFTSGSTGQPKPVAVTHASLAHHATTICAAFDLTDADSVLQFAGPGFDVFGEEVYPTLLAGARLSIAPDPMPSPTELEEHLHRNQVTVANLPTQYWDQWVHDLEADPRALPATLRLLIVGSDTAYTHTLADWWRHCTVPVFNAYGLTETTITVTLGRFYSQSLPDTDTLPIGEPLAGAQVHLLDGELEPVSTGCPGELYIGGAFLARGYLGQPVSTAERFVPDPFTTAPGARLYRTGDLAVRRPDGALVFLGRVDDQVKIRGQRVEPAEIATALCTHLQVRQAYVRAVDDEAVGKTLVAYVVGTTIEPDRLRRFLAERLHPTMVPAGYVCLDRLPITANGKIDNNALPAPRLALAIASPEPKAAAPDNLEEQIATIWRELLGLEQVGFDDSFFEVGGHSLLLVQVQRKLTSLLGHQVPGVALFAFPTIRKLAGHLRQVQPHQPMPLSTHEREYQRTDGRARMRQRRARQTAGGIE, from the coding sequence GTGGACAGTGCGGTTTCCGAGATCGGGGCCTGCGTGCCGCAACTGTTCGAGCAGCGAGTGCGAACCTGCCCCGATGCGATCGCGACCAGCGACCAGGACGGGTATCTCACCTACGCGGAACTGAACGCCGCTGCCAACCGGCTGGCCGCCGCACTCATCGAGCGCGGCGCCACGGCCGACGGAATCGTAGGGGTGAACCTGCCGCGAGGACGGAACCTTGTGACGGCAGTTCTAGCCGTGCTCAAGTCTGGAGCCGGCTATCTACCGCTCGACCCGGCGCTGCCCGCCGCGCGCCGTGCTTATCAGCTGGCAGCCGCCGGGGCTTCTCTGTTAATCGGCAACCAATCGCATGGCGGCTTTGACGCACTCGATCCGTCAGCTCCCGAACTGGCCGGGCACTCGGCGGAGAACCCTGCGGTAGTCGTCGCACCGGGCGATCTCGCCTATGTCATCTTCACCTCGGGTTCAACCGGACAACCGAAGCCAGTGGCAGTCACTCACGCGTCGCTGGCGCACCACGCGACCACTATATGTGCGGCGTTCGATCTCACCGACGCGGATAGTGTGCTGCAGTTCGCGGGGCCAGGATTTGACGTCTTCGGCGAAGAAGTATATCCCACCTTACTGGCGGGCGCCCGCCTCTCGATAGCGCCAGACCCGATGCCCTCGCCCACCGAACTGGAAGAGCACCTCCACCGTAATCAGGTCACAGTGGCCAACCTACCCACTCAGTACTGGGATCAGTGGGTTCACGACCTCGAAGCAGATCCCCGGGCCCTGCCCGCGACCTTGCGGCTCCTGATCGTCGGCAGCGACACCGCCTACACCCACACGCTGGCTGATTGGTGGCGCCACTGCACCGTACCTGTTTTCAATGCGTACGGGCTCACTGAGACCACCATCACCGTGACACTTGGGAGGTTCTACAGCCAGTCGTTACCCGATACGGACACGCTGCCGATAGGCGAACCACTCGCCGGAGCTCAGGTTCACCTGTTGGACGGCGAATTGGAGCCGGTATCGACCGGTTGTCCGGGCGAACTGTACATCGGCGGAGCTTTCTTGGCCCGCGGCTACTTGGGTCAGCCGGTCTCAACCGCCGAGCGCTTCGTTCCAGACCCGTTCACCACCGCGCCTGGCGCTCGGCTCTATCGCACCGGAGACCTCGCGGTCCGTCGACCCGATGGCGCCCTGGTGTTTCTCGGGCGGGTCGACGATCAGGTGAAGATCCGCGGTCAGCGGGTCGAGCCGGCCGAGATCGCCACAGCCCTGTGCACCCATCTGCAGGTGCGCCAGGCCTATGTCAGAGCTGTGGACGACGAAGCGGTGGGCAAAACGCTGGTCGCGTACGTTGTCGGGACTACCATCGAGCCGGATCGGTTGCGGAGATTCCTGGCTGAACGCCTGCACCCCACAATGGTTCCGGCCGGCTATGTCTGTCTTGACAGGCTGCCGATAACCGCGAATGGCAAGATCGACAACAACGCTCTTCCGGCACCACGCTTGGCCCTCGCCATCGCCTCGCCTGAGCCGAAGGCCGCAGCCCCGGACAACCTTGAGGAGCAGATCGCGACCATCTGGCGTGAGCTGCTGGGGCTCGAGCAGGTCGGGTTCGACGACAGCTTCTTCGAAGTCGGCGGGCACTCACTGCTGCTTGTCCAAGTGCAGCGGAAGCTGACCAGCCTGCTGGGACACCAGGTGCCCGGCGTGGCACTCTTCGCCTTTCCGACGATTCGTAAACTCGCCGGCCATTTGCGCCAGGTACAGCCTCACCAGCCGATGCCGCTATCCACTCACGAACGCGAGTACCAGCGCACGGATGGGCGCGCCCGGATGCGGCAGCGTCGCGCTCGCCAAACCGCCGGAGGTATCGAGTGA